Proteins found in one Mucilaginibacter inviolabilis genomic segment:
- a CDS encoding toll/interleukin-1 receptor domain-containing protein, whose product MLGTTNPSTEKIIKLFFEKIADLELQPEFYKVITSSEIGQEYKGNQPAFVLYFGNEEDHKDVDILDHLLKDGNIILPIFKKSFSKEIPKILENQNGLLYDESLDEKIVNLILESFGKLRNSRKIFISYKRDESTSVAIQLYEALEKSNFDVFLDTHSIKQGEPFQDELWHRMTDCDVIVILNTLNFLTSQWCEKEIAEANVKQIGVLQLVWPSHTLEKMAQLCYPTLLKPENFENNLFDNKDLSKLTSLTVKNIVQQVESIRARNLAARQDNLITEFLNIARKFGKQVNLQPERFITEDIADQKRRIFIPSVGIPQSIDCNQSSELKKEIREYSVDEVYLIYDDVRIREKWLKHLRYLNEYLDVKTIKKQEFDSWLQNN is encoded by the coding sequence GTGTTAGGAACTACCAACCCGAGTACTGAAAAAATAATAAAATTATTTTTCGAAAAGATTGCTGATTTGGAACTTCAGCCAGAGTTTTACAAAGTAATAACGAGTTCGGAGATAGGTCAGGAATATAAGGGAAACCAGCCTGCATTTGTGTTGTATTTCGGGAATGAAGAAGATCATAAAGACGTGGATATTCTTGACCACCTTTTAAAAGATGGAAATATAATTTTACCAATTTTTAAGAAATCGTTTTCGAAAGAGATACCTAAGATTCTGGAAAACCAAAATGGTCTTTTATACGACGAGTCATTAGATGAAAAAATCGTTAACTTAATTTTAGAAAGTTTTGGCAAATTAAGAAATTCGAGAAAAATATTTATCAGTTACAAAAGGGACGAATCGACTTCCGTTGCCATTCAGCTATATGAGGCATTAGAGAAAAGCAATTTCGACGTATTTTTAGATACGCATTCCATCAAACAGGGTGAGCCTTTCCAGGATGAGCTGTGGCACCGCATGACTGATTGCGATGTAATTGTGATACTCAACACATTAAATTTTTTGACCAGTCAATGGTGTGAAAAGGAAATTGCCGAGGCCAATGTTAAACAAATTGGTGTTCTTCAATTGGTTTGGCCAAGTCATACTTTAGAAAAAATGGCGCAACTTTGTTACCCCACTTTATTGAAGCCTGAAAATTTCGAAAATAATCTTTTTGATAATAAAGATTTATCCAAATTAACGTCATTAACCGTAAAAAATATAGTCCAGCAAGTAGAGTCTATTCGGGCAAGGAATTTGGCGGCACGTCAGGACAATTTAATCACCGAATTTTTAAATATTGCTCGTAAATTTGGTAAGCAAGTCAATCTTCAGCCGGAGAGGTTTATAACGGAGGATATTGCTGATCAAAAAAGACGCATCTTTATACCTTCAGTTGGTATACCGCAATCCATTGATTGTAATCAATCCTCTGAATTAAAGAAGGAAATCAGGGAATATTCAGTCGATGAAGTTTATCTCATTTATGATGATGTTCGTATTAGGGAAAAGTGGCTGAAACACTTGAGATACCTGAACGAATATTTGGACGTGAAAACTATAAAAAAACAGGAATTTGACTCATGGCTGCAGAACAATTGA
- a CDS encoding TIR domain-containing protein: protein MAGSYNIFISHKGENDAQVQGLKNRLKNAGYDVRNFSVDSTNHRDGRRPTDTVIARLLRMRVSWSSTLICLIGSDTHTSKYVNDEIKYAHDQGKRIVGIYAHGSANAVDLPENFKKYGGTPLGWNSLDKLCDAIEGKKMPAENADGTPRTPIVNITRVKCYS, encoded by the coding sequence ATGGCAGGTTCGTATAACATTTTTATAAGTCATAAAGGTGAAAATGACGCTCAGGTTCAAGGTTTAAAAAACAGATTGAAGAACGCGGGCTATGATGTCAGAAATTTTTCCGTCGATAGCACTAATCATAGAGATGGTCGGCGCCCCACAGACACTGTTATTGCACGTTTATTAAGAATGCGGGTTAGCTGGTCCAGTACATTGATTTGCCTGATAGGTTCGGATACGCACACCAGCAAGTATGTTAACGACGAAATTAAATATGCGCATGATCAAGGAAAGAGAATTGTAGGCATTTATGCGCATGGTTCAGCAAATGCTGTAGACCTACCTGAAAACTTTAAAAAATATGGGGGAACACCTTTAGGTTGGAACTCTTTAGACAAATTATGCGATGCTATCGAAGGCAAAAAGATGCCCGCAGAAAATGCTGATGGAACACCGCGTACACCTATTGTCAATATTACTAGGGTAAAATGTTATAGTTAA
- a CDS encoding nucleotide kinase domain-containing protein — MSIIINKINKPKPSIVFDTYWYFAAERQKVFFNRFSDSYPPWSKDPIIQHYKFTNAYRITDRVSQYLVKNIIHQGDQKPEELLFRILLFKLFNKIETWELVEKNFGEVRFDTYDYAIYDQILTTAREQGLAIYSGAYIMASAKSAFGFKYKHQNHLKLLELIMEQNTFQRLLNSRSLEALYQELLKLPSIGSFLAYQYAIDINYSNLTDFSEMEFVKAGPGAKDGIRKCFSVQDDLSDEDIIKWMADRQEQEFQRLEIDFKDLWGRPLQLIDCQNLFCEVDKYARLAHPEVRGISDRTRIKQKFKPTGLKRINYCFPEKWQLKEIDLPNSH, encoded by the coding sequence ATGTCAATTATCATAAATAAAATAAATAAACCTAAGCCGTCAATCGTTTTTGACACTTATTGGTATTTTGCGGCTGAACGACAAAAAGTATTTTTTAATAGGTTTTCTGATTCATACCCCCCTTGGTCAAAAGATCCGATAATTCAACATTATAAGTTTACAAATGCTTATCGTATTACAGATAGGGTTAGCCAGTACTTAGTAAAGAATATTATTCATCAAGGAGATCAAAAGCCAGAAGAACTCTTATTTCGCATATTGTTATTTAAACTCTTTAATAAAATTGAAACCTGGGAGTTAGTAGAAAAGAACTTTGGAGAAGTTCGATTTGATACTTATGACTATGCTATTTACGACCAAATTCTAACTACTGCCCGCGAGCAAGGGCTCGCAATCTATTCTGGTGCGTATATTATGGCTTCGGCAAAAAGCGCATTTGGATTCAAGTATAAACACCAAAATCATCTTAAGCTACTTGAGCTGATTATGGAGCAAAATACTTTTCAACGATTGCTAAACTCCCGATCTCTGGAAGCGCTTTATCAAGAACTTTTAAAATTACCATCGATCGGTTCATTTCTGGCCTATCAATATGCGATTGATATCAACTATAGTAATTTGACTGACTTTTCCGAAATGGAATTTGTAAAAGCTGGTCCAGGAGCAAAAGATGGCATCAGAAAGTGTTTTTCGGTTCAGGATGATCTATCTGATGAAGATATTATCAAATGGATGGCTGATCGCCAAGAACAAGAATTTCAACGTTTAGAAATCGATTTCAAAGATCTTTGGGGTCGGCCTTTGCAGTTAATTGATTGTCAAAATCTTTTCTGTGAAGTAGATAAATATGCGCGTCTGGCACATCCTGAAGTCCGTGGAATTTCTGATAGAACACGCATTAAACAAAAATTCAAACCGACCGGGTTAAAACGAATAAATTACTGTTTTCCCGAAAAATGGCAGTTAAAAGAAATTGATTTACCTAATTCTCATTAA
- a CDS encoding nucleoside triphosphate pyrophosphohydrolase family protein, translating to MDFNFYQEEAKKTIQKNASRNNDTEIVPFLGIIGEIGSVVSQLKIKLRVGDSYVAYKKKLGEELGDVLWYLSTIATQNDLTLDDIASKNLDKICDRFLTDESDKYVDFDHSFPANEKFPEEFEIEFVAYEEEGKNKLKIIDKRDDQMIGDPLTDNTYEEDGYRFHDIFHYGYLAVLGWSPVLRKLLKIKRKSDPEIDENEDGARSQITEELISLYIYHHALDHNLLQYGTSVDSGLIKQVQTLVKNTEVKECSGKQWEKAILNSYEIFNKLRKNNGGRVLVSRKNRALIFLGIH from the coding sequence ATGGATTTCAATTTTTATCAAGAAGAAGCAAAAAAGACTATACAGAAAAATGCATCTAGGAACAATGACACGGAGATCGTGCCTTTTCTAGGAATTATTGGCGAGATTGGTTCTGTTGTAAGCCAACTGAAGATAAAGTTAAGAGTGGGGGATTCTTATGTTGCTTATAAGAAAAAGCTCGGTGAGGAGCTTGGTGATGTATTGTGGTATCTGTCAACTATAGCGACACAGAATGATTTGACTTTGGATGACATTGCATCTAAGAATTTGGACAAAATTTGCGACCGGTTTTTAACTGATGAATCGGATAAATATGTTGATTTTGATCATTCATTCCCGGCAAATGAAAAATTTCCGGAGGAATTTGAAATCGAGTTTGTCGCATATGAGGAAGAGGGTAAAAACAAATTAAAAATCATTGATAAGCGTGACGATCAAATGATCGGCGATCCACTTACTGATAATACATACGAAGAAGATGGTTATCGTTTTCATGACATATTTCACTATGGTTACCTGGCAGTACTCGGATGGTCTCCTGTATTACGTAAATTATTGAAGATAAAAAGAAAAAGTGATCCTGAAATTGATGAAAACGAGGACGGAGCAAGATCCCAAATCACAGAAGAATTGATTTCCCTTTATATTTATCATCATGCTTTAGATCATAACCTACTTCAGTATGGGACAAGTGTAGATTCTGGCTTAATCAAGCAAGTTCAAACTCTTGTAAAAAACACTGAAGTGAAAGAGTGCAGTGGCAAACAATGGGAAAAAGCTATTTTGAATTCCTATGAAATATTTAATAAGCTACGAAAAAATAACGGTGGTCGTGTTTTAGTCAGCCGAAAGAACAGAGCATTAATTTTTTTAGGTATCCATTAA